The following are from one region of the Prionailurus bengalensis isolate Pbe53 chromosome A2, Fcat_Pben_1.1_paternal_pri, whole genome shotgun sequence genome:
- the LOC122486372 gene encoding LOW QUALITY PROTEIN: olfactory receptor-like protein OLF4 (The sequence of the model RefSeq protein was modified relative to this genomic sequence to represent the inferred CDS: inserted 1 base in 1 codon), with protein sequence MEPGNDTRLLEFLLLGFSEGPELQPLIFGLFLSMYLITVFGNLLILLAVSSDSHLHXPMYFFLANLSFVDICITSTIIPKMLVNIQTQSKVITYDDCITQMDFFLIFSVLDMYLLTMMAYDRFVAICHPLHYTVMMKPQLCGLLVLVSWIMSVLHSLLQTLMVLQLSFCTEVEIPHFFCELNQMTQLACSDTFFNNLVMYLAAMLLGGGPFIGILYSYSKIAFCIQRISSAQGKYKAFSTCASHLSLVSLFYCTGLGVYLSSAATQSSHSSATASVMYTVVTPMLNPFIYSLRNRDIKEALRRFSGMVAIKVPIVLGLKNFP encoded by the exons ATGGAACCAGGAAATGATACACGACTATTAGaatttctccttctgggattttcAGAGGGACCAGAACTTCAGCCCCTCATATTTGGGCTTTTCCTCTCCATGTACCTGATCACTGTGTTTGGGAACCTGCTCATCCTCCTGGCCGTCAGCTCTgactcccacctcc accccatgtacttcttcctcgcCAACCTGTCCTTTGTAGACATCTGCATCACCTCCACAATCATCCCGAAGATGCTGGTGAACATCCAGACTCAGAGTAAAGTTATAACCTATGACGACTGCATCACACAGATGgactttttcttaatcttttcagTGTTGGACATGTATCTCCTGACCATGATGGCCTATGACAGGtttgtggccatctgtcaccccCTACACTACACAGTCATGATGAAACCCCAGCTCTGTGGACTGCTGGTTCTGGTGTCCTGGATCATGAGTGTCCTGCATTCCTTGTTACAAACCTTAATGGTGTTGCAGCTGTCCTTCTGTACAGAGGTAGAAATCCCCCACTTTTTTTGTGAACTCAATCAGATGACCCAACTGGCTTGTTCTGACACCTTTTTTAATAACTTGGTGATGTATCTTGCAGCTATGCTGCTGGGTGGTGGTCCCTTCATTGGGATCCTTTACTCTTACTCCAAGATAGCTTTCTGCATACAGAGAATCTCATCAGCTCAGGGGAAGTATAAAGCATTTTCCACCTGTGCATCTCACCTCTCCCTTGTCTCTCTATTTTATTGTACTGGCCTGGGAGTGTACCTTAGCTCTGCTGCTACCCAGAGCTCCCACTCGAGTGCCACAGCCTCGGTGATGTACACGGTGGTCACACCCATGCTGAACCCtttcatctacagcctgaggaacagagACATAAAGGAGGCTCTGAGGAGATTCTCTGGGATGGTAGCTATAAAAGTTCCAATTGTCCTGGGGTTGAAGAATTTCCCATGA